Proteins from one Dama dama isolate Ldn47 chromosome 12, ASM3311817v1, whole genome shotgun sequence genomic window:
- the F2RL1 gene encoding proteinase-activated receptor 2 isoform X2 gives MDKSPVVSGRGVTVKPGFSVDEFSTSVLTGKLTTVFLPVVYTIVFVVGLPSNGMALWVFLFRTKKKHPAVIYMANLALADLLSVTWFPLKIAYHIHGNNWTYGESLCKVLIGFFYGNMYCSILFMTCLSVQRYWVIVNPMVHPKKQANIAIGVSLGIWLLILLLTIPLYVVKQTAYIPALNITTCHDVLPEEVLVGDMFNYFLSLAIGVFLFPAFLTASAYVLMIRTLQSSAMDESSGKKRRRAIKLIVTVLAMYLICFTPSNLLLVVHYFLIKTWGQSHVYALYIVALCLSTLNSCIDPFVYYFISQDFRDHAKNALLCRSVRTVKQMQVSLSSKKFSGKSSSYSSSSTSVKGSY, from the coding sequence ATGGATAAGTCACCTGTGGTCAGTGGCAGAGGAGTGACGGTGAAACCAGGCTTTTCCGTGGATGAGTTTTCTACCTCCGTCCTCACTGGAAAGCTGACCACTGTCTTTCTTCCAGTTGTCTACACAATCGTATTCGTGGTTGGTTTGCCAAGCAATGGCATGGCCCTGTGGGTCTTTCTTTTCCGAACAAAGAAGAAGCACCCCGCTGTGATTTACATGGCCAACCTGGCCTTGGCCGACCTCCTCTCGGTTACCTGGTTCCCCTTGAAGATCGCGTATCACATCCATGGCAACAACTGGACTTACGGGGAGTCTCTCTGCAAGGTGCTCATTGGCTTTTTCTACGGCAACATGTACTGCTCTATCCTCTTCATGACCTGCCTCAGCGTGCAGAGATACTGGGTCATTGTGAACCCCATGGTGCACCCCAAGAAGCAGGCAAACATTGCCATCGGCGTCTCCCTGGGAATATGGCTGCTCATTCTGCTGCTTACCATCCCCTTGTATGTCGTGAAGCAGACCGCCTACATCCCGGCCCTTAACATCACGACCTGCCACGATGTTTTGCCGGAGGAGGTGCTGGTGGGAGACATGTTCAATTACTTCCTCTCTCTGGCCATCGGAGTCTTCCTGTTCCCAGCCTTCCTCACGGCCTCGGCCTATGTGCTCATGATCCGGACCCTCCAGTCTTCTGCCATGGATGAGAGCTCGGGAAAGAAGAGGCGGAGGGCCATCAAGCTCATTGTCACCGTGCTGGCCATGTACCTGATCTGCTTCACTCCCAGTAACCTTCTGCTCGTGGTGCACTACTTCCTGATCAAGACCTGGGGCCAGAGTCACGTCTACGCCCTGTACATCGTCGCCCTCTGTCTCTCCACCCTCAACAGCTGCATCGACCCCTTTGTCTATTACTTCATTTCACAGGACTTCAGGGATCACGCCAAGAATGCTCTTCTCTGCCGGAGCGTCCGTACTGTAAAGCAGATGCAGGTATCCCTCTCGTCAAAGAAATTCTCGGGGAAATCCAGCTCTTACTCTTCGAGTTCAACCAGTGTCAAAGGCTCCTACTGA
- the F2RL1 gene encoding proteinase-activated receptor 2 isoform X1: protein MRSRSAAWLLGGVLLLAASASCNRTVPGNKRLSKGRSLIGSMDKSPVVSGRGVTVKPGFSVDEFSTSVLTGKLTTVFLPVVYTIVFVVGLPSNGMALWVFLFRTKKKHPAVIYMANLALADLLSVTWFPLKIAYHIHGNNWTYGESLCKVLIGFFYGNMYCSILFMTCLSVQRYWVIVNPMVHPKKQANIAIGVSLGIWLLILLLTIPLYVVKQTAYIPALNITTCHDVLPEEVLVGDMFNYFLSLAIGVFLFPAFLTASAYVLMIRTLQSSAMDESSGKKRRRAIKLIVTVLAMYLICFTPSNLLLVVHYFLIKTWGQSHVYALYIVALCLSTLNSCIDPFVYYFISQDFRDHAKNALLCRSVRTVKQMQVSLSSKKFSGKSSSYSSSSTSVKGSY from the exons ATGCGAAGCCGGAGCGCGGCGTGGCTGCTCGGGGGTGTCCTCCTGCTGGCGGCCTCTGCCTCCTGCAACCGCACGGTCCCAG GAAACAAGAGATTGTCTAAAGGAAGAAGCCTCATCGGCAGCATGGATAAGTCACCTGTGGTCAGTGGCAGAGGAGTGACGGTGAAACCAGGCTTTTCCGTGGATGAGTTTTCTACCTCCGTCCTCACTGGAAAGCTGACCACTGTCTTTCTTCCAGTTGTCTACACAATCGTATTCGTGGTTGGTTTGCCAAGCAATGGCATGGCCCTGTGGGTCTTTCTTTTCCGAACAAAGAAGAAGCACCCCGCTGTGATTTACATGGCCAACCTGGCCTTGGCCGACCTCCTCTCGGTTACCTGGTTCCCCTTGAAGATCGCGTATCACATCCATGGCAACAACTGGACTTACGGGGAGTCTCTCTGCAAGGTGCTCATTGGCTTTTTCTACGGCAACATGTACTGCTCTATCCTCTTCATGACCTGCCTCAGCGTGCAGAGATACTGGGTCATTGTGAACCCCATGGTGCACCCCAAGAAGCAGGCAAACATTGCCATCGGCGTCTCCCTGGGAATATGGCTGCTCATTCTGCTGCTTACCATCCCCTTGTATGTCGTGAAGCAGACCGCCTACATCCCGGCCCTTAACATCACGACCTGCCACGATGTTTTGCCGGAGGAGGTGCTGGTGGGAGACATGTTCAATTACTTCCTCTCTCTGGCCATCGGAGTCTTCCTGTTCCCAGCCTTCCTCACGGCCTCGGCCTATGTGCTCATGATCCGGACCCTCCAGTCTTCTGCCATGGATGAGAGCTCGGGAAAGAAGAGGCGGAGGGCCATCAAGCTCATTGTCACCGTGCTGGCCATGTACCTGATCTGCTTCACTCCCAGTAACCTTCTGCTCGTGGTGCACTACTTCCTGATCAAGACCTGGGGCCAGAGTCACGTCTACGCCCTGTACATCGTCGCCCTCTGTCTCTCCACCCTCAACAGCTGCATCGACCCCTTTGTCTATTACTTCATTTCACAGGACTTCAGGGATCACGCCAAGAATGCTCTTCTCTGCCGGAGCGTCCGTACTGTAAAGCAGATGCAGGTATCCCTCTCGTCAAAGAAATTCTCGGGGAAATCCAGCTCTTACTCTTCGAGTTCAACCAGTGTCAAAGGCTCCTACTGA